The following proteins are co-located in the Amphiprion ocellaris isolate individual 3 ecotype Okinawa chromosome 7, ASM2253959v1, whole genome shotgun sequence genome:
- the dhx36 gene encoding ATP-dependent DNA/RNA helicase DHX36: MSYGYSGGGGRRGRRGGRGYRDGSRERWDRGGGGGSRGHSSDFDQDRDGGGQRTRPPPHLKGREIGLWYARYGAVRRKQADRRSRAVVQMDEAREQHITKLLNSVQNDQPGLDRDRRDSKASTSDNWQTAANKSGHCYFDGDMPEEEKVKTEEEEEEVSSGQKKSQCYFSAAAAKDEPPDTWDEDDQEEEEKEKPIRKDKDLEYLFQEVVRDRSLDNDLKRDLQSKSSDTKYREMLKFREKLPSYSKKEELVELINSNRVLVVSGETGCGKTTQVTQFILDDYINRGMGSLCRVVCTQPRRISAISVAERVAAERAESVGNGNSCGYQIRLQSRLPRRQGSVLYCTTGIILQWLRSDPLLSSVSHLVLDEIHERNLQSDVLLIIVKDLLKQRDDLKIILMSATLNAEKFSKYFDNCPMIHIPGLTFPVEEFLLEDIIEMTRYRPQNQDRRPSWKRGFWQGRHSRPEKEEKEAEYKESWPCYARTLKGRYSDNTIEALETLDGDDKIDLELILALIRYIVLNEEEGAILVFLPGWDNISSLNDLLMAQQMFRSDRFVIIPLHSLMPTVNQTQVFKRPPPGVRKIVIATNIAETSITIDDVVYVIDGGKIKETNFDTNNNISTMTAEWVSLANAKQRKGRAGRVCPGKCYHLYNGLRASLLDAYQLPEIMRTPLEELCLQIKILKLGSIGRFLEKALDPPTEKAVNLAIKNLTDLNALDRAENLTALGFHLARLPVEPHIGKLILFGALLGCLHPVLTIAASLSFKDPFFIPLGKEKMADMRRKVLSRNSKSDHLTIVNAFQGWEEAKQRGARYEREYCWDNFLSANTLQMLHNMKGQFAEHLMHAGFVSSRDPKDPKSNVNSDNEKLIKAVIVAGLYPKVAMIRPSHSKKRPGVKVYTQADGKVCIHPKSVNAEETEFNYTWLIYHLKMRTSSIFLYDCTEVSPFSLLFFGGDITIQKDEDQDTIAVDQWIVFRSPARIAHLVKSLKNELDSLLQEKIRNPAPVDWQNRQSKDCAVITAIIDLITTQEKPTGGSKGYGRTWASAPRGQHIYFNDDDDDDDD, translated from the exons ATGAGTTATGGATATAgcggtggaggaggaagaaggggaagaagaggaggtCGTGGGTAcagagatggcagcagagagagatgggacagaggaggtggaggaggttcgAGAGGACACAGCTCTGACTTTGACCAGGACCGAGACGGAGGTGGCCAAAGGACCCGTCCTCCTCCACACTTGAAGGGTCGTGAGATCGGTCTGTGGTACGCAAGATACGGAGCCGTGAGGAGGAAACAGGCTGACCGGAGATCG CGTGCAGTGGTCCAGATGGATGAGGCTCGAGAGCAGCACATTACCAAGCTGCTTAACTCGGTCCAGAATGACCAGCCTGGTCTGGACAGAGACAGGAGGGATAGTAAAGCCTCTACGTCTGACAACTGGCAGACAGCTGCCAATAAAAGTGGTCATTG TTACTTTGATGGGGATATGCCTGAAGAGGAGAAAGTCAAaactgaggaagaagaagaagaagttagTTCAGGCCAGAAGAAATCACAATG ttacttctctgcagcagcagctaaagATGAGCCTCCGGACACGTGGGATGAAGATGatcaggaagaagaggagaaagagaaaccGATAAGGAAAGACAAGGATTTGGAGTACTTATTTCAGGAAGTAGTTAGAGATAGGTCACTGGATAATGACTTGAAGAGAGATCTGCAGAGCAAGTCCTCAGATACAAAGTACAGAGAAATGCTG aaATTCAGGGAAAAACTACCATCCTACAGCAAAAAAGAG GAGCTCGTCGAGCTGATCAACTCTAACCGTGTTCTAGTGGTGAGTGGGGAGACCGGGTGTGGAAAGACCACTCAAGTCACTCAGTTCATCCTCGATGACTATATCAACAGAGGCATGGGTTCATTATGCCGTGTGGTCTGCACACAGCCTCGTCGCATCAGTGCTATCTCG GTAGCAGAGCGTGTagcagcagagagagcagaAAGTGTAGGAAATGGAAATTCTTGTGGTTACCAAATCCGCCTGCAGAG CCGGTTACCACGGAGACAAGGTTCAGTCCTGTACTGTACAACAGGCATTATTCTTCAGTGGCTTCGCTCAGATCC ATTGTTGTCCAGTGTGAGTCACCTGGTGTTGGATGAAATCCATGAGAGGAACCTGCAGTCAGATGTTTTGCTCATCATTGTAAAGGACTTACTCAAACAACGGGATGACCTCAAGATCATCCTCATGAGTGCCACGCTCAACGCAGAGAAGTTTTCCAAATATTTTG ACAACTGTCCAATGATCCACATCCCTGGTTTGACGTTCCCAGTGGAGGAATTCCTGCTTGAGGATATAATAGAAATGACCAG GTATCGCCCCCAGAATCAGGACCGTCGCCCTTCATGGAAGAGAGGCTTTTGGCAGGGACGCCACTCCAGACctgagaaggaggagaaagaggctGAATACAAGGAGAGCTGGCCTTGTTATGCACGCACACTGAAGGGCAG ATACTCTGACAACACCATCGAGGCACTGGAGACGTTAGACGGTGATGACAAAATTGATCTGGAGCTGATCCTGGCACTGATCCGTTATATTGTGCTCAATGAAGAG GAAGGAGCAATCTTGGTCTTCCTGCCTGGCTGGGACAACATCAGCAGTCTCAATGACCTGCTTATGGCTCAGCAGATGTTTAGATCAG ACCGGTTTGTTATCATCCCTTTGCACTCCCTCATGCCAACCGTTAATCAGACACAG GTATTCAAAAGGCCTCCTCCTGGAGTTCGAAAGATTGTGATTGCTACCAATATAGCTGAgaccag CATCACCATAGATGACGTTGTTTATGTGATAGATGGAGGCAAGATTAAGGAGACCAACTTCGacaccaacaacaacatcagcacCATGACAGCCGAGTGGGTTAGCTTGGCCAATGCCAAACAGAGGAAAGGACGCGctggcag AGTGTGTCCAGGGAAGTGCTATCATCTGTACAATGGTCTCAGGGCCAGCCTGCTCGATGCCTATCAATTACCTGAAATTATGAGGACACCGCTGGAGGAGCTCTGCTTGCAGATCAAG ATTCTGAAGCTCGGGTCTATAGGTCGATTCCTGGAGAAAGCCTTGGACCCTCCCACTGAAAAGGCTGTCAACCTAGCCATCAAGAACCTCACAGACCTG AACGCCCTGGACCGAGCAGAGAATCTGACAGCACTGGGTTTCCACCTGGCTCGTCTGCCTGTGGAGCCTCACATTGGTAAACTCATCCTGTTTGGAGCTCTGTTGGGCTGCCTCCACCCCGTGCTCACCATCGCTGCTTCACTCAGCTTCAAAGACCCTTTCTTCATACCCCTG GGCAAAGAGAAGATGGCAGACATGAGGAGAAAGGTCCTGTCTAGAAACTCTAAGAGTGACCACCTCACTATTGTTAATGCCTTCCAG GGCTGGGAGGAAGCTAAGCAGCGAGGTGCCAGGTATGAGAGGGAGTACTGCTGGGACAACTTCCTATCTGCCAACACACTCCAG ATGCTACACAACATGAAGGGCCAGTTTGCTGAACATCTCATGCATGCAGGTTTCGTCAGCAGCAGGGATCCCAAAGACCCCAAATCCAACGTCAACTCGG ACAATGAGAAATTAATCAAGGCGGTGATAGTCGCCGGTCTGTACCCGAAAGTGGCCATGATCAGACCATCTCACAGCAAAAAGAGGCCAGG GGTTAAGGTTTACACCCAGGCTGATGGAAAAGTGTGTATCCACCCAAAATCTGTCAACGCTGAGGAGACGGAGTTCAACTATACGTGGCTTATTTACCACCTCAAGATGAGAACGAGCAGT ATCTTCCTGTATGATTGTACCGAGGTGTCCCCATTCTCACTGCTGTTCTTTGGAGGAGACATCACCATCCAGAAGGACGAAGACCAGGACACCATCGCAGTGGACCAGTGGATCGTCTTCAGATCTCCAGCTCGCATCGCTCACCTTGTTAAG AGTTTAAAGAACGAGCTGGATTCGCTGCTGCAGGAGAAAATCCGTAATCCAGCTCCTGTGGACTGGCAGAACCGCCAGTCTAAAGACTGTGCTGTGATCACAGCCATCATAGACCTCATCACTACCCAGGAGAAGCCCACAGGCGGCAGTAAGGGCTATGGCAGGACGTGGGCGTCTGCCCCAAGAGGACAACACATTTACTTcaatgacgatgatgatgatgatgatgattag